Proteins from a genomic interval of Benincasa hispida cultivar B227 chromosome 7, ASM972705v1, whole genome shotgun sequence:
- the LOC120081698 gene encoding F-box/FBD/LRR-repeat protein At1g13570 yields MGDVLGVDHLSDLPQSIIECILTRLPIRDAIRTSILSRRWRYKWTTLTQLVFDDDCVAMSNDGIYEDLIYFITHVLFLHEGPIHKFHLSATYLQNTPDLDQWMLFLSRKGIRELIIELGDGEWFRVHSCLFNCSKLTLLELYRCELDPPPTFKGFLCLKSLKLHQVLIAPEDIESLISNCPLLESLALSYFDSLVLNICAPNLKYLYLEGEFRDICLQNTPLLVAISVALYMNDETEPFGDISDCNYEKFLGGVPYLEKLTGHVYFTKYLSIGNSARSLPVSYIYLRSIELHQVSFEDMNEILVVLRLITSSPNLEELQISGSSNPVAASEAPDLDFWVNECPLNCTFGKLRVVKATDMSGVPHEMEFIKYLLRNCPVLETMSIRPCVYVTDRRLNMLIELLKFRRASPEAEILFIQE; encoded by the exons ATGGGTGACGTTTTGGGTGTGGATCATTTGAGCGATCTGCCTCAGAGTATTATAGAATGCATTCTCACTAGGTTACCAATTAGAGATGCCATTAGAACAAGTATTTTATCTAGGAGATGGAGATACAAGTGGACTACCCTTACTCAACTTGTATTTGATGATGATTGTGTTGCCATGTCCAATGATGGAATTTATGAAGaccttatatattttatcactCATGTTCTTTTTCTTCATGAAGGTCCAATTCACAAGTTTCATCTTTCTGCTACTTACTTGCAGAATACCCCAGATTTAGATCAGTGGATGCTTTTCCTTTCAAGGAAAGGCATCAGGGAATTGATTATTGAATTGGGAGATGGGGAGTGGTTTAGGGTGCATTCTTGTCTTTTTAACTGTAGCAAGTTGACCCTATTGGAGTTGTATCGTTGTGAATTGGATCCACCTCCTACCTTTAAGGGTTTTTTATGTTTGAAAAGCCTAAAACTTCATCAAGTTTTGATTGCACCTGAAGACATTGAAAGTCTTATTTCTAATTGTCCACTTCTTGAGAGTCTGGCGCTTTCCTACTTCGATAGTCTAGTGCTTAATATCTGTGCTCCAAATCTCAAGTACCTCTATCTTGAAGGTGAGTTTAGAGATATATGTCTTCAAAACACGCCACTCTTGGTTGCAATTTCAGTTGCCTTATATATGAATGATGAAACGGAGCCCTTTGGCGATATTTCTGATTGCAATTATGAGAAGTTTCTTGGTGGGGTGCCTTATCTTGAGAAACTTACAGGGCATGTTTATTTCACGAAG TATCTGAGTATAGGTAATAGTGCAAGAAGTCTACCGGTTTCATACATCTACTTAAGGAGTATTGAACTGCACCAAGTCAGTTTTGAAGATATGAATGAGATACTTGTTGTGCTTCGTTTGATTACCAGCTCCCCGAATTTGGAGGAGCTTCAAATTTCG GGCTCCTCAAACCCTGTGGCTGCTTCAGAAGCACCTGACTTGGACTTTTGGGTGAATGAATGTCCCTTGAACTGCACATTTGGTAAACTTAGAGTTGTGAAAGCGACAGATATGTCTGGTGTACCACATGAGATggaatttattaaatatttgcttAGGAATTGTCCAGTGCTTGAGACAATGAGTATCAGACCTTGTGTTTATGTTACAGATCGACGATTGAATATGTTGattgaattgttaaaatttaGGAGGGCTTCACCTGAAGCAGAAATTTTGTTCATCCAAGAATAG
- the LOC120081552 gene encoding inorganic pyrophosphatase TTM2, producing MAQDHSGSESHQKRAGLLKDQVRLVKRKDSDRYEIVSILDPLSFEKGFFIVIRACQLLAQKNDGIILVGLAGPSGAGKTVFTEKIMNFMPSIAIISMDDYNDASRIVDGNFDDPRLTDYETLLQNVQDLKAGKQVQVPIYDFKSSSRIGYRTVDVPSSRIVIIEGIYALSERLRPLLDLRVSVRGGVHFDLVKRVLRDIQRAGQEPEEIIHQISETVYPMYKAFIEPDLETAHIKIINKFNPFTGFQSPTYILKSARKITVDQIKAVLSEDHTEHKEQTYDIYLLPPGEDPESCQSYLRMRNKEGKYSLMFEEWVTDNPFIISPRITFEVSVRLLGGLMALGYTIATILKRSSHVFSDHRVCVKIDWLEQLNRQNVQVQGKDRLVVKYVAEQLGLDGSYIPRTYIEQIQLEKLVNEVMALPDDLKSKLSLDEDLVSSPKEALSRASADRVSLRNRNLKSGISQSYTTQREKKLSGYASNNQRFVDRNTESPAMLANQGAITQLSEQISSLNDRMDEFTTRIEELNSKLSFKTNSPSQQNVNLQAETCNGSVPTSYFVSGLGNGSLTGSIIPNSSSFSQLAKDSPIMDEISGISRGQRQVMHQLDCLSNLLRERDSAGDRSRQVRTKKKTIMPDPEPLTLPLLLTLAVGGVGIVLYKSFLSRN from the exons ATGGCTCAAGATCATTCTGGTTCTGAATCTCATCAGAAACGGGCTGGTCTTTTAAAAGATCAAGTGAGATTGGTTAAGAGAAAGGACTCTGATCGCTATGAAATTGTTTCAATCCTAGATCCTTTGTCATTTGAGAAAGGGTTCTTCATAGTTATTCGTGCCTGCCAGCTGCTAGCACAGAAGAATGATGGAATAATATTGGTTGGTTTAGCTGGTCCTTCTGGGGCTGGAAAAACAGTTTTTACAGAAAAGATAATGAATTTTATGCCGAGTATTGCCATCATATCAATGGATGATTATAATGATGCAAGTCGAATTGTTGATGGCAACTTTGATG ATCCACGTTTGACTGACTATGAAACCTTGCTCCAGAATGTCCAAGATCTAAAAGCAGGAAAGCAAGTCCAGGTCCCTATTTATGATTTCAAATCTAGTTCGAGAATTGGATACAG GACAGTTGACGTTCCAAGCTCAAGGATTGTGATCATCGAGGGAATTTATGCTTTAAGTGAAAGGTTGCGGCCCCTGTTGGACCTTCGAGTATCTGTTAGAGGTGGAGTGCACTTTGACCTTGTGAAACGGGTGTTACGTGACATCCAACGTGCTGGCCAAGAACCAGAAGAAATTATTCATCAAATTTCTGAAACA GTGTATCCAATGTACAAGGCTTTTATCGAACCAGATCTCGAAACTGCACAtataaaaatcatcaataagTTTAATCCCTTTACAGGATTTCAAAGTCCCACCTACATATTGAAG TCAGCGAGAAAGATAACAGTGGATCAAATTAAGGCTGTGTTATCTGAAGATCATACAGAACATAAGGAGCAAACATATGACATATATCTGTTGCCACCAGGTGAAGATCCGGAGTCTTGTCAATCATATCTAAGGATGCGcaataaagaaggaaaatacAGTCTTATGTTTGAG GAATGGGTTACCGATAATCCATTTATCATTTCTCCAAGAATAACTTTTGAGGTCAGTGTGCGCCTTCTAGGTGGACTGATGGCCTTAGGATACACAATAGCCACAATTCTTAAAAGAAGCAGCCATGTATTCTCAGATCACAGAGTGTGTGTGAAAATCGATTGGCTGGAACAATTAAACCGCCAGAATGTTCAG GTACAAGGAAAAGATCGTCTAGTTGTAAAATATGTTGCAGAGCAGCTGGGCTTGGATGGTTCCTACATTCCTCGTACCTATATTGAACAGATTCAACTGGAAAAACTTGTAAATGAAGTCATG GCCTTGCCAGATGACTTAAAGTCTAAACTCAGTCTAGACGAGGATCTAGTTTCAAGCCCCAAAGAAGCACTCTCTAGAGCCTCTGCTGATAGAGTTTCTTTGAGAAATAGGAATCTCAAAAG TGGGATATCTCAGTCATATACAACTCAAAGGGAGAAAAAGCTGTCAGGATATGCTTCTAACAACCAAAGATTTGTTGACAGAAACACCGAGTCTCCAGCAATGCTGGCAAACCAG GGAGCCATTACTCAGCTTTCTGAACAAATTTCATCACTAAATGATCGGATGGATGAGTTTACAACTCGAATCGAGGAGTTGAATTCAAAGTTGAGCTTCAAGACGAATTCCCCCAGCCAACAGAACGTAAATCTCCAAGCCGAAACATGTAACGGCTCTGTGCCAACTTCTTATTTTGTCTCTGGATTGGGTAATGGTTCCTTGACTGGATCCATTATTCCCAATTCTTCATCTTTCTCCCAGTTGGCCAAGGATTCTCCTATAATGGATGAG ATATCAGGAATCTCGAGGGGGCAACGGCAAGTCATGCACCAATTAGATTGCCTGAGCAATCTTCTCCGGGAACGTGACAGCGCAGGGGACAGATCCCGTCAAGTAAGAACAAAGAAGAAAACCATAATGCCTGATCCTGAACCTCTTACACTTCCTCTCTTGTTGACTCTAGCTGTGGGTGGTGTAGGAATTGTCTTGTACAAGAGCTTTTTAAGTCGTAACTGA
- the LOC120081697 gene encoding protein NSP-INTERACTING KINASE 2-like isoform X1 — MVLMGIRIKVPIFFFFFFLLWNSSVNGLLTAKGVNYEVQALMAIKAALNDPHSVLNWDENAVDPCSWSMITCSSEKFVISLGAPSQNLSGSLSPSIGNLTNLQSVLLQDNNISGAIPMELGNMPSLDTLDLSSNDFHGQIPTSLSHLKSLQYLRLNNNSLSGVIPSSLANMTQLALLDLSFNNLSGPLPRLLAKTYNLAGNSLICSPGSEHSCNGTAPPLSFAVNTSQNPQPSRRSKSHKLALAFGSSLGCVFLLTIGFGFFIWWRQRHNQQIFFDVNVSDQRFEEVCLGNLRIFQFRELQAATHNFSSKNLVGKGGFGNVYKGYLQDGTVIAVKRLKDGNAMRGEIQFQTEVEMISLAVHRNLLRLYGFCMTTTERLLVYPYMSNGSVASRLKAKPALDWSTRKRIALGAARGLLYLHEQCDPKIIHRDVKAANILLDDYCEAVVGDFGLAKLLDHRDSHVTTAVRGTVGHIAPEYLSTGQSSEKTDVFGYGILLLELITGQRALEFGKAANQKGAMLDWVKKIHQEKKLEILVDKDLRSNYDRIELEEMVQVALLCTQYLPTTRPKMSEVVRMLEGDGLAEKWEASQRADANRYRINEFSSSERYSDLTDDSSLLAQAMELSGPR; from the exons ATGGTTCTAATGGGAATTAGAATAAAAGTtcccattttcttcttcttcttcttcttgttatGGAATTCTTCTGTAAATGGTTTGCTTACTGCAAAAGGTGTCAATTATGAAG TTCAAGCTTTGATGGCTATTAAAGCTGCTTTGAATGACCCACATTCTGTTCTTAATTGGGATGAAAACGCTGTGGATCCATGTAGTTGGAGCATGATTACTTGTTCTTCAGAGAAATTTGTCATTAGCTT AGGAGCTCCAAGTCAGAACTTGTCCGGTAGCCTGTCGCCGAGCATCGGAAATTTGACAAATCTTCAGTCTGT gCTTCTACAGGACAACAATATATCAGGAGCAATTCCAATGGAGCTTGGGAATATGCCTAGCCTTGACACTCTTGATCTTTCAAGCAATGACTTCCATGGACAAATTCCCACTTCTCTTTCCCATCTCAAGAGTCTTCAATACCT GAGGCTAAATAACAACAGTCTTTCTGGGGTTATTCCTTCATCTTTGGCCAACATGACTCAGCTGGCATTGTT GGATCTGTCTTTTAATAATCTGAGTGGCCCATTGCCCAGATTGCTAGCTAAAACCTATAA CCTTGCTGGGAATTCCCTCATTTGCTCACCTGGGTCAGAGCATAGTTGCAATGGAACTGCTCCACCTCTCTCATTTGCAGTCAATACATCTCAAA ATCCACAACCTTCTAGGAGATCCAAGAGCCACAAATTAGCCTTAGCTTTTGGCTCAAGCCTTGGATGTGTTTTTCTGTTAACTATTGGCTTTGGCTTCTTTATTTGGTGGAGGCAACGACACAACCAGCAGATTTTCTTTGATGTTAATG TTTCAGACcaaagatttgaagaagtttgcCTTGGGAACCTAAGGATTTTCCAGTTCAGAGAGCTTCAAGCTGCTACACACAACTTCAGCAGCAAAAACTTGGTGGGAAAAGGTGGATTTGGGAATGTATACAAAGGCTACCTTCAAGATGGTACAGTTATAGCCGTGAAGAGGTTAAAAGATGGAAATGCAATGAGAGGAGAAATCCAATTCCAGACTGAAGTCGAGATGATCAGCTTAGCCGTGCATCGGAACCTCCTCCGTCTCTACGGGTTCTGTATGACAACCACAGAAAGACTGTTGGTTTACCCCTATATGTCTAATGGCAGTGTTGCATCTCGTCTCAAAG CGAAGCCAGCTCTGGATTGGAGCACCAGGAAAAGAATTGCATTGGGTGCAGCAAGAGGGTTACTGTATTTGCATGAGCAGTGTGATCCTAAGATCATACACAGAGATGTCAAGGCTGCAAATATATTGCTTGATGATTATTGCGAGGCTGTAGTGGGAGATTTTGGACTGGCAAAGTTGTTGGATCACAGAGATTCACATGTTACAACTGCTGTACGAGGAACTGTTGGCCATATAGCTCCTGAGTATCTCTCCACTGGCCAATCTTCTGAGAAAACTGACGTCTTTGGATATGGAATTCTTCTTCTTGAGTTGATCACTGGACAGAGAGCTCTTGAGTTTGGAAAAGCTGCTAATCAGAAAGGAGCCATGCTTGATTGG GTCAAGAAAATTCATCAAGAAAAGAAGCTTGAAATACTAGTTGACAAGGATCTACGGAGCAATTACGACCGGATTGAGCTTGAAGAAATGGTTCAAGTAGCTCTCTTATGCACACAGTATCTTCCAACCACCAGACCTAAGATGTCTGAAGTGGTCAGAATGCTTGAAGGGGATGGACTTGCGGAGAAATGGGAAGCTTCGCAGAGGGCAGATGCAAACAGGTACAGAATAAATGAGTTCTCCTCGTCGGAGAGATATTCTGATCTTACAGACGATTCTTCCCTGCTTGCACAAGCCATGGAGCTTTCTGGACCAAGATGA
- the LOC120081697 gene encoding protein NSP-INTERACTING KINASE 2-like isoform X2: MVLMGIRIKVPIFFFFFFLLWNSSVNGLLTAKGVNYEVQALMAIKAALNDPHSVLNWDENAVDPCSWSMITCSSEKFVISLGAPSQNLSGSLSPSIGNLTNLQSVLLQDNNISGAIPMELGNMPSLDTLDLSSNDFHGQIPTSLSHLKSLQYLRLNNNSLSGVIPSSLANMTQLALLDLSFNNLSGPLPRLLAKTYNLAGNSLICSPGSEHSCNGTAPPLSFAVNTSQNPQPSRRSKSHKLALAFGSSLGCVFLLTIGFGFFIWWRQRHNQQIFFDVNDQRFEEVCLGNLRIFQFRELQAATHNFSSKNLVGKGGFGNVYKGYLQDGTVIAVKRLKDGNAMRGEIQFQTEVEMISLAVHRNLLRLYGFCMTTTERLLVYPYMSNGSVASRLKAKPALDWSTRKRIALGAARGLLYLHEQCDPKIIHRDVKAANILLDDYCEAVVGDFGLAKLLDHRDSHVTTAVRGTVGHIAPEYLSTGQSSEKTDVFGYGILLLELITGQRALEFGKAANQKGAMLDWVKKIHQEKKLEILVDKDLRSNYDRIELEEMVQVALLCTQYLPTTRPKMSEVVRMLEGDGLAEKWEASQRADANRYRINEFSSSERYSDLTDDSSLLAQAMELSGPR, encoded by the exons ATGGTTCTAATGGGAATTAGAATAAAAGTtcccattttcttcttcttcttcttcttgttatGGAATTCTTCTGTAAATGGTTTGCTTACTGCAAAAGGTGTCAATTATGAAG TTCAAGCTTTGATGGCTATTAAAGCTGCTTTGAATGACCCACATTCTGTTCTTAATTGGGATGAAAACGCTGTGGATCCATGTAGTTGGAGCATGATTACTTGTTCTTCAGAGAAATTTGTCATTAGCTT AGGAGCTCCAAGTCAGAACTTGTCCGGTAGCCTGTCGCCGAGCATCGGAAATTTGACAAATCTTCAGTCTGT gCTTCTACAGGACAACAATATATCAGGAGCAATTCCAATGGAGCTTGGGAATATGCCTAGCCTTGACACTCTTGATCTTTCAAGCAATGACTTCCATGGACAAATTCCCACTTCTCTTTCCCATCTCAAGAGTCTTCAATACCT GAGGCTAAATAACAACAGTCTTTCTGGGGTTATTCCTTCATCTTTGGCCAACATGACTCAGCTGGCATTGTT GGATCTGTCTTTTAATAATCTGAGTGGCCCATTGCCCAGATTGCTAGCTAAAACCTATAA CCTTGCTGGGAATTCCCTCATTTGCTCACCTGGGTCAGAGCATAGTTGCAATGGAACTGCTCCACCTCTCTCATTTGCAGTCAATACATCTCAAA ATCCACAACCTTCTAGGAGATCCAAGAGCCACAAATTAGCCTTAGCTTTTGGCTCAAGCCTTGGATGTGTTTTTCTGTTAACTATTGGCTTTGGCTTCTTTATTTGGTGGAGGCAACGACACAACCAGCAGATTTTCTTTGATGTTAATG ACcaaagatttgaagaagtttgcCTTGGGAACCTAAGGATTTTCCAGTTCAGAGAGCTTCAAGCTGCTACACACAACTTCAGCAGCAAAAACTTGGTGGGAAAAGGTGGATTTGGGAATGTATACAAAGGCTACCTTCAAGATGGTACAGTTATAGCCGTGAAGAGGTTAAAAGATGGAAATGCAATGAGAGGAGAAATCCAATTCCAGACTGAAGTCGAGATGATCAGCTTAGCCGTGCATCGGAACCTCCTCCGTCTCTACGGGTTCTGTATGACAACCACAGAAAGACTGTTGGTTTACCCCTATATGTCTAATGGCAGTGTTGCATCTCGTCTCAAAG CGAAGCCAGCTCTGGATTGGAGCACCAGGAAAAGAATTGCATTGGGTGCAGCAAGAGGGTTACTGTATTTGCATGAGCAGTGTGATCCTAAGATCATACACAGAGATGTCAAGGCTGCAAATATATTGCTTGATGATTATTGCGAGGCTGTAGTGGGAGATTTTGGACTGGCAAAGTTGTTGGATCACAGAGATTCACATGTTACAACTGCTGTACGAGGAACTGTTGGCCATATAGCTCCTGAGTATCTCTCCACTGGCCAATCTTCTGAGAAAACTGACGTCTTTGGATATGGAATTCTTCTTCTTGAGTTGATCACTGGACAGAGAGCTCTTGAGTTTGGAAAAGCTGCTAATCAGAAAGGAGCCATGCTTGATTGG GTCAAGAAAATTCATCAAGAAAAGAAGCTTGAAATACTAGTTGACAAGGATCTACGGAGCAATTACGACCGGATTGAGCTTGAAGAAATGGTTCAAGTAGCTCTCTTATGCACACAGTATCTTCCAACCACCAGACCTAAGATGTCTGAAGTGGTCAGAATGCTTGAAGGGGATGGACTTGCGGAGAAATGGGAAGCTTCGCAGAGGGCAGATGCAAACAGGTACAGAATAAATGAGTTCTCCTCGTCGGAGAGATATTCTGATCTTACAGACGATTCTTCCCTGCTTGCACAAGCCATGGAGCTTTCTGGACCAAGATGA
- the LOC120081697 gene encoding protein NSP-INTERACTING KINASE 2-like isoform X3, producing MELGNMPSLDTLDLSSNDFHGQIPTSLSHLKSLQYLRLNNNSLSGVIPSSLANMTQLALLDLSFNNLSGPLPRLLAKTYNLAGNSLICSPGSEHSCNGTAPPLSFAVNTSQNPQPSRRSKSHKLALAFGSSLGCVFLLTIGFGFFIWWRQRHNQQIFFDVNVSDQRFEEVCLGNLRIFQFRELQAATHNFSSKNLVGKGGFGNVYKGYLQDGTVIAVKRLKDGNAMRGEIQFQTEVEMISLAVHRNLLRLYGFCMTTTERLLVYPYMSNGSVASRLKAKPALDWSTRKRIALGAARGLLYLHEQCDPKIIHRDVKAANILLDDYCEAVVGDFGLAKLLDHRDSHVTTAVRGTVGHIAPEYLSTGQSSEKTDVFGYGILLLELITGQRALEFGKAANQKGAMLDWVKKIHQEKKLEILVDKDLRSNYDRIELEEMVQVALLCTQYLPTTRPKMSEVVRMLEGDGLAEKWEASQRADANRYRINEFSSSERYSDLTDDSSLLAQAMELSGPR from the exons ATGGAGCTTGGGAATATGCCTAGCCTTGACACTCTTGATCTTTCAAGCAATGACTTCCATGGACAAATTCCCACTTCTCTTTCCCATCTCAAGAGTCTTCAATACCT GAGGCTAAATAACAACAGTCTTTCTGGGGTTATTCCTTCATCTTTGGCCAACATGACTCAGCTGGCATTGTT GGATCTGTCTTTTAATAATCTGAGTGGCCCATTGCCCAGATTGCTAGCTAAAACCTATAA CCTTGCTGGGAATTCCCTCATTTGCTCACCTGGGTCAGAGCATAGTTGCAATGGAACTGCTCCACCTCTCTCATTTGCAGTCAATACATCTCAAA ATCCACAACCTTCTAGGAGATCCAAGAGCCACAAATTAGCCTTAGCTTTTGGCTCAAGCCTTGGATGTGTTTTTCTGTTAACTATTGGCTTTGGCTTCTTTATTTGGTGGAGGCAACGACACAACCAGCAGATTTTCTTTGATGTTAATG TTTCAGACcaaagatttgaagaagtttgcCTTGGGAACCTAAGGATTTTCCAGTTCAGAGAGCTTCAAGCTGCTACACACAACTTCAGCAGCAAAAACTTGGTGGGAAAAGGTGGATTTGGGAATGTATACAAAGGCTACCTTCAAGATGGTACAGTTATAGCCGTGAAGAGGTTAAAAGATGGAAATGCAATGAGAGGAGAAATCCAATTCCAGACTGAAGTCGAGATGATCAGCTTAGCCGTGCATCGGAACCTCCTCCGTCTCTACGGGTTCTGTATGACAACCACAGAAAGACTGTTGGTTTACCCCTATATGTCTAATGGCAGTGTTGCATCTCGTCTCAAAG CGAAGCCAGCTCTGGATTGGAGCACCAGGAAAAGAATTGCATTGGGTGCAGCAAGAGGGTTACTGTATTTGCATGAGCAGTGTGATCCTAAGATCATACACAGAGATGTCAAGGCTGCAAATATATTGCTTGATGATTATTGCGAGGCTGTAGTGGGAGATTTTGGACTGGCAAAGTTGTTGGATCACAGAGATTCACATGTTACAACTGCTGTACGAGGAACTGTTGGCCATATAGCTCCTGAGTATCTCTCCACTGGCCAATCTTCTGAGAAAACTGACGTCTTTGGATATGGAATTCTTCTTCTTGAGTTGATCACTGGACAGAGAGCTCTTGAGTTTGGAAAAGCTGCTAATCAGAAAGGAGCCATGCTTGATTGG GTCAAGAAAATTCATCAAGAAAAGAAGCTTGAAATACTAGTTGACAAGGATCTACGGAGCAATTACGACCGGATTGAGCTTGAAGAAATGGTTCAAGTAGCTCTCTTATGCACACAGTATCTTCCAACCACCAGACCTAAGATGTCTGAAGTGGTCAGAATGCTTGAAGGGGATGGACTTGCGGAGAAATGGGAAGCTTCGCAGAGGGCAGATGCAAACAGGTACAGAATAAATGAGTTCTCCTCGTCGGAGAGATATTCTGATCTTACAGACGATTCTTCCCTGCTTGCACAAGCCATGGAGCTTTCTGGACCAAGATGA